The Campylobacterota bacterium genome segment AGCTGGACGCTGGAGTCCTTCCCCCAGCTCGTTGACAGGATCAGGGGATGCCCTGCCTCGATCAGCAGGCGCAGGGCGCCGATGGTCGCCTCCACCTTGTCCTCGAAGCGGTCGCCGGGACGGTACGGGGCGGCGAGGCCCCATAGATCCCAGGGCTCCCGTCCGTTGTGGACGCACGCGCCAGGCATCTCGGCATGGAATTGCAGAAGGGATTGTTGCATCGCGGGATTCCGTGGAGGGAAGGCCGCACAAGGCGACCTTCGTGGCGCTAGCCCTTGGTCTTCACCGGGGCCTTTTCGACCGGGTAAATCAGGCGGTCGCCCTCGGGGAAGGGATCGCCCAGCGTGGCCGTGGCCAGCGTGGGGAAGTTCGGCACATAGAGAGCCAGGGCCTTGTCCGCCGGGAGGCTCGGATCGGGGTCGTCGAGGGTGACGGAGCCCATGCGAAAGGCGCGTTCGAGAGTCTTGATGCTCATGTGTCGTCCCCTCAGAAATCGAACAGATCGCCGCCGGTCTTGCTGGCGACGGGTGCGGGCGTGGCCCCGGTGCGAGCTTCATCGCCGCAGGAGCCGTCGTCATCACAGGAGCCGCATGCGCCACAGGTGGCATCGTCATCATGGCCGTCATCGCCGTTTGCCACGACCGGGGATGCGGCGGCGACCGGGGCGGCCTTGCCTTTGGTTGGCTTGGGCTTGCCCGCTTTCTCCGTTGCGGCCTTGGCCTGCTTCGTCGCTTCGTTCAGCTTCTCGATCAGTTCGTCATAGGCATCCACGACGTGGCCGCGCTTATCCG includes the following:
- a CDS encoding PRTRC system protein C; translation: MSIKTLERAFRMGSVTLDDPDPSLPADKALALYVPNFPTLATATLGDPFPEGDRLIYPVEKAPVKTKG
- a CDS encoding PRTRC system protein E, whose protein sequence is MTETNLFQTIAKAMRSGDKVRFEIERNGDAMSIMFQPILRDQEDAVPDEAKPIRAALALPFLIRGVTPEVADAELASRLQGYADKRGHVVDAYDELIEKLNEATKQAKAATEKAGKPKPTKGKAAPVAAASPVVANGDDGHDDDATCGACGSCDDDGSCGDEARTGATPAPVASKTGGDLFDF